The sequence GTCGCGACGTTCCGGCCGGCGATGCTCAGGGCCCTGGACGCGGCCCGCGAGGCGGCCGCCGACGGCGAGATCCCGGTCGGCGCCGTCGTCCTGGACGCCTCCGGCGAGATCATCGGAACGGGCCGCAACGAGCGCGAACGGACCGCCGACCCGACCGGCCACGCGGAGATCGTCGCGATGCGGCGGGCGGCGGCGGTCCTCGGCGGCTGGCGGCTGTCCGGCTGCACGCTCGTCGTGACGCTGGAGCCCTGCACGATGTGCGCCGGGGCGTCCGTCCAGGCTCGGCTGGACCGCGTGGTCTACGGCGCGGTCGACCCGAAGGCGGGTGCGGTCGGATCGCTGTGGGACGTCGTCCGCGACCGGCGCCTCAACCACCGCCCCGAGGTGATCGCCGAGGTGATGGCCGAGGAGTGCGCCGCCCCGCTTATCGAGTTCTTCGCGCGCCGCAGAGTCGGGTAGGCTCTCCCGCGGTGGTGTCGCCTAGTGGACGAGGGCGCACGCCTCGAAAGCGTGTGAAGTGCAAGCTTCCGTGGGTTCGAATCCCACCACCACCGCCACCACGAAGGCCGCCGCCCGACGCCGGGCCGGCGGCCTTCGCGCTTGACGGGCATCCTCCAGCTCCTGGCCGGCCCTTCTCTGCCTGCGGGCCCGAGAGACCTCCAGGTCACCTCGGCTTGATATGAGGCGGACGAAGGTTCTCAGCCGACCGTGACGAGTGCGACGCCGGCCACGGCGACGGCCATGCCGACGCGTTGGACGGCCCGCAGGCGCTCGCTGTAGGCGACTCTCGCCAGCAGGACGGTGATCGCCGGGTAGAGGGACGTGAGGACGGCCGCGAGGCTGAGCATGCCGCTGTGGACCGCGAGGAAGTACAGCACGTTCGCCCCCGCGTCCAGGCTGCCGGACAGCAGCGCCAGCACGATCAGCGTCCGTCCGGACAGCTTCGGGCCCGCGTTGCCGCCGCGGGCCGCCAGGAACAGCAGCGCGACGACCACGATGGCGAGGTTGCCGAGGCGGGCGCCGACGATCGGCCAGAGCCCGGTGCCGTCCCCCGCCTCGTTCAGCAGGACGAAGAAGACACCGAAGCAGCTGCCGGACAGGCCGGCCATCACCGGACCCGAGTCCAGGAGCCGCCGCCCGCCCGATCCCGCGGCGGGCTCCTTCTCCCCGCCGGCCTCCATGCTGACCAGGCCGATCGCGACGAGGCAGAGCAGGACGCCGAGCAGGACCGACGCGTCCAGCCGCTCGCCCTGAGCGACGCCCACGGCCACCGGTATCACGGCCGCGGCCAGCGCCGACACCGGCGCCACCACGCTCATCGGCCCCCGCGCGAGGGCCCGGTAGAACGCGATCAGCCCGCCGCCGCCGCAGAGGCCGGCCACGAACCCCCAGGCCATCGGCCCGGCGCTCACGTCCCCGCCGGTGAGCAGCGCCGACACCAGCACGACCGCCAGCCCGATCGGAACGCACCAGGTCAGCGCTCTGATCGCGGTCGACCCGCGGGTCACGGTTCCGCCGAGGAAGTCGGCGACCCCGTAGGCGAGGGCGGCGGCCAGGGCGAGAACCGTGACCATCACCGCCCGCCGATCAGCCTGGTCTCGATCCGTACCCCGGGCGAGATCGTCCGCAGCCGGTCCGCGAGGCGGTCGCCCGCCTCGGCCAGCCGGTCGAGGGGGTACGGCTCAAGGCGTTCGAGGAGGAACAGGCCGTTCTTCGTGGTCTCCGTCAGCCGCGTCCGGACGCACTGGCGCCAGTTCCAGCGCCGGCAGGTGACGCCCTGGTCGTCCCGCCAGACGACCTCGCCGGGGTTCGGGTGCTCGACCGCGGGCTCACCGCCGGCGATCACGTCGAACGGCTCGTCGCCGGTGGCTCTGACCAGCCGCGCCGGGCCCCGGTAGGCGTCCAGGTCCTCGCCGCCGATGGGCAGCGCGTACTCGACGCTCACCGCGTTGTAGGCGTCCACGACCCTGTTGATGGACGGGAGCGCGTCGGCGCGGCGCAGCAGCGCGTCCACCGAGGGCCGGGTGCGCTGCGGCTTGGCCCCGAACGCCCGGTAGGCCTCGCGCCACGCCTCGACGTGCGGATCGTCAGCGTCCGCCGCCTTCGCCGCCTCGGCCAGCCATCCCTCGCCGACCTCGTCGCTCGGGCCGTTCTCCAGTCCTTCGGCGGTCATGACGAGGACGGCGAAATCGGGACGCAGCTCCCGCACGGCCTCGTCCACCACGATCCGCTCCAGCATCCGCATCCTCCGCACGGTCACTTTAATGACATCCGCGTATCATCATACCGACCGTCCGTGGCCGTCCAAAACGGTGCAACGTCCGGCCGTACGGATTCCAGTCCCGGCGGCGGACCTCACGTCTTGATCTCCTCCGGGGGTCGTCCCACGCATGGGCGATCTCACCGCCGGCGTTGAGGGTGCGGTCGAGGCGCTCGGCGGGGTCCGCGGCCCTTGGCCGGCCGCACTCCACGTGGCTGATGCCGGAGCGCGCGACGTCGACGCGCCTCGGAGTGCGGGAGACTGGCGGGCGGCGGACCGGGACGAGGCGGCTGGAGGGCGCTTGAGCGGGCAGGAGGCGATCGGCGAGGCCGTGGCGCGGACGGTGCGGGCCCTGCGTGCCGGGCACGGATGGAGCCTGGACGAGCTCGCCGGGCGCGCGGGGGTGAGCAAGGGCGTGCTGGTCGGGCTGGAGCAGGGGCGCGGCAACCCGAACCTGGGGACGCTCATCCGGATCTCCGACGCGCTCGGGGTGCCGCTCACCCGGCTCGTGCAGGTCGAGGAGGAGCCTCCGGTGCGGATGTTCCGGCCGGAACGGCACGTCGTGCTGTGGCAGGGCGAGCACGGCGGGACGGGAACGCTGCTGGCCGGGAGCGATCCGCGGCCGTCGCTGGAGTTGTGGAACTGGGTGCTCCAGCCCGGCGAGACGCGCGAGAGCGACGCTCACGTACCTGGCACCAAGGAGATCGTGTACGTCCAGGAGGGTGCGCTCACCCTGGGCGTGGACGGCCGAACGGACCTCATCGAGGCCGGCACGGCCGCCGTCTTCGTAGGCGACCGCCCCCACTCCTACGGCAACGCGGGGGAAGAGGAAGTCCGCTTCGTCCTAGCCGTCCTCGATCTCTGACCAGCCCTCGCCCCTTGCGTGCGGGTGAGAACCAGCACGCGCGTGCGGTCAGGCCCCAGGCACGGACCCGGGTGGCACGCGGCCGGTGGCGGCCACAGGGCACGCAGCCGGGCTGGGCGTGCAGTTCGGGCATCGGCGCGCCGGCGGGAACAGGGCCTGGACCAGGGCCTGGACCAGGGCGGACGCGGCTGCGGGCCGGGCGTGGGGTTGAGCGTGTGCAAGCGGGGTCGGGCGAGCCGCGGATGGGGTCAGCCGGTCAGGCGGACGGGCATGGCCAGGTAGCGGTAGCCGGTGTCGGTGTTCTCGGGGTCGGGCTCGTCGTCCTTCTTCTCGGGGATGGCGGTGAGGAGGGCGGCCTTGGTGGGGCCGGTGCATTCGAGGCGGGCGTACTCGGTGTCGATGCCCGCCAGGCCGTCCAGCAGGTACTGGGGGGCGAACGCGATGTCGATGTCGTCGCCGTCGAGGTGGGCGCCGACGCTCTCGTTGGCGCGTGCCGAGTCGCCGGTGGCGGCGCGGATGCGGACCTCGTCGGCGGTGAAGGCCAGCCGGATCGGGGTGCCGCGCTCGGTGACGAGGGCGGCGCGCTTGATCGCCTCGACGAAGGGGGCCACCTGGATCTCGGCGACCGAGGTCCAGGTGCCGGTGAGCCGGGACCTGTAGTTGATGTACTGGTCGTCGAGGAGGCGGCTGGTCATGCTGCGGCCGCCGCCGGAGATGCCGATGAGGGTGTCGGCGGTGCCGCCGAGGCCGATGGAGACGTCCGCGCCGCGCTTGATCGCCTTGGCGGTGTCGGCGAGGGTGCGGGCGGGGACGACGACGCCGGCGGTGAAGTCGGGCTCCTCGGGGGACCAGGTCAGCTCGCGGGCGGCGATGCGGTACCGGTCGGTGCAGGCGAGCCACATCGTGTCGCCCTCGATGTCGATCCGGACGCCGGTGAGCATGGGCAGGGTGTCGTCGCGTCCGGCGGCCGGGCTGACCTGCGCGACGGCGGCGGCGAACAGGTCGCCGGGGACGGTGCCGGCGCGGGCGGGCGGCTCGGGGAGGGCGGGGTAGTCCTCGACGGGCAGCGTCAGGAGGCCGAACTCGGCCGGGCCGCAGCGGACGACGACCTCGGAGCCCTTGGTGAAGACGTCCACGGGCTGGTTCGGGAGGTTGCGCACGATGTCGGACAGCAGCCGCCCGGGAACGAGGGCGCGGCCCGGCTCCGCGACGGCCGCCTCGTCGGTGGCGTGGGCGGACACCTCGTAGTCGAACGCGCCGAGGGTGAGCTCGCCCTGCTCGGTGACCTCGATGAGCATGCCCGCGAGGACGGGGAGCGCGGGACGTGACGGCAGCGTCCGCGCGGCCCACGCCACCGCGTCGGCGAACGTCTGGCGCTCGACTCGGAACTCCACCTTGATCAGCCCTTCTCGGGTTCGACGGCCATCACGTGCACGGTAACCCGGGGCTCCGACATTCCTCCGCGAGGGTCAGAAGAGCGCGTTCTCGGTGGCCCGGACCTTGCGCTCGAAGTCGAGGAGGTAGCGCTTGCGGTCGAGGCCGCCGCCGTAGCCGGTGAGCGAGCCGGTGGAGCCGACGACGCGGTGGCAGGGGACGATGACGCCGACCGGGTTGCGCCCGTTGGCGAGGCCGACCGCACGGGACGCGGACGGGCTGCCGATCTCGACGGCGAGTTCGCCGTAGGTGATGGTCTGGCCGTAGGGGATCTCCTGTAGGGCGGCCCAGACGCGCTCCTGGAAGGGCGTTCCGTGGAGGCGGAGCGGCAGGTCGAACTCGGTCAGGTCGCCTGCGAAGTACGCGGTGAGCTGTTCGGCGACGGTCGCGAAGGGTTCGTCTTCGGGGTCGCCGGGGGCACCGAAGGTCTCCTGGGACGGACGGTGCCGCTGCATCTCCATGTAGAGCCCGGACAGAGCGCCGTCGGTGGCGACCAAGGTGAGCGGGCCTACGAGGCTCTCTATGACGACGTGCGTTGTTTCCACAGCGGTTCCTTCAGCTCGCGGGAAGCAGGTTGATGGCGTGGTCGAGGGTGGCCCACAGGTACTGGACGGAGTAGGCGCGCCAAGGTCGCCATTGTGCGGCGCGCCGGGTGAGCGCCGCAGGGGTGACAGGAAGTTCGAGCATTGCGGCGGCGGCCCTGATGCCCAGGTCGCCGGGGATGAACGCGTCCGGGTCGCCGAGGGCGCGCATCGCGATGGTCTCGACGGTCCACGGCCCGAAGCCGGGTAGGGCGGACAAGCGCGCGCGGGCCTCGTCCCAGTCGCTCCCTACGCCGAGGTCGATCTCCCCTTGGGCGAGGGCATCGACCAGGGTCATCAGGGTCGTGCGGCGGGTCTTGGGGAAGGCGAGGGACTCCGGGTCGAGTCCGGCCAGGGCGGCGGGGGTCGGGAAGAGGTGCGTCAGCCCGCCGCCTGGGTCGTCGATGGGGTCGCCGTAGGCGGTGACCAGGCGCGCCGCGTGGGTGCGTGCCGCGGCCGTCGAGACCTGCTGGCCCAGGACGGCACGGACGGCGAACTCGGGGGCGTCCACGGTGCGCGGCACGCGGCGCCCCGGGGCCTTGTCGACGAGCGGCGCGAGGACGGGGTCGGCGCGGAGGAGGTCGTCGACGGCGACGGGATCGGCGTCCAGGTCGAGCATCCAGCGGCAGCGGCTGATCGCGATGGGGAGGTCGCGCAGGTCGCTGAGGCTGAGCGTGCAGGCGACGTGGTCCGGCTGGGGCCGCAGGGTGGCGATGCCGTGCCCGTGGGGCAGCCGCATGGAGCGGCGGAACGCGCCGTCCCGCCACTCCTCGACACCGGGGACGGCGGTGGCGGCGAGGTGCCCGAACAGGTTGTCCGGGCACAGCGGGGCCCGGAACGGCAGCCGCAGCGACAGGGCACCGGACCCGGCGGGCGGATGTCCCTTGGCGACGCGGTCGCGCAGGGCGGACGGGGTGAGCGCGAACACCCCCCGGACGGTGTCGTTGAAGGCGCGGATGCTGGCGAACCCCGCCGCGAACGCCACGTCGCCCATGGGAAGGGGTGTCGTCTCGATGAGCAGCCGCGCCGTCTGCGCGCGCTGGGCCCGTGCCAGGGCGAGCGGGCCCGCGCCCAGTTCCGCGTTGAGTTGGCGCTCTATCTGCCGCGTGCTGTAGCCGAGCCGTGCCGCGAGGCCGGGAACGCCCTCCCGGTCGACGACGCCATCGGCGATGAGGCGCATGGCCCTGGCGACGACGTCCGCGCGGTGGTTCCATTCCGGGGAGCCGGGGGAGGTGTCGGGACGGCACCGTTTGCAGGCTCGGAACCCGGCCTGCTGGGCGGCGGCAGCGCTCGGGTAGAAGCGCATGTTCTCCGGCTTGGGCGGCACCACGGGGCAGCTTGGGCGGCAGTAGATCCCGGTGGTCACGACCCCGCCGAAGAACCATCCGTCGAAGCGGGCGTCCTTCGCCTGGAAGGCCCGCACGCACCTTTCCACGTCCTCGTGCATGCCTCCAGCATCACCGATGGTCAGGGGTCTTCACTGGCAGGAATCCGACATCATCGTCGCGGTCCAGGTCAGCGGACGCGCGGGCATGACGTCCCAGGTAATCGATCTTCCGCCGCGGACCCGGCAGCGTAGAGGTCATCGGGGCGAACGATCCCGAAGATCAGATGGGAGTCATGCCATGAGCGATGTGCAGCAGCGGGTCGAGCGCTACCTGGCCGTGTGGAACGAGACCGACGCGGACGCGCGGCGTGCGGCGATCGACGAGCTGTGGACGGAGAGCCCGGTCTACGTCGACCCGCTCGGTGTGGCGGAGGGGCGCGACGCGATCGACGCGTTCGTCGGCGCCGCGCAGCAGCAGTTCCCCGGCCTGGTGTTCCGCGCGGCGGGGACGGTCGACGCCCACCACAACGTGGCCCGCTTCACCTGGGAGCTCGGTCCGGAGGGCGGCGAGGCGATCGTGGTCGGCTTCGACGTGGCGACGTTCGACGACGACGGCCGGTTCGACCGGGTGACCGGGTTCCTCGACAAGGTGCCGGCCTGACCCGGGCCGTTGCCGGTCCGGACCGACGGGGCGGCGTGCCGGACGCCCGTGACGTCCGGCACGCCCCGTTCACAGTTGCCGTAGCGCTCCCCCGTCCACGGTCCATTCGGCACCGGTGACTTGGGCGGCCAACGGTGACAGCAGGTACGTGATGACCCGTGCGACGTCCTGGGGCGTGCCAAGACGTCCGGTGGGGAGCCGCCGTTCGTCCTGGACGAATCGTTGGATCGCCTCCTCCACCGGTAGGCCGTACTGGTCGGCCAACTGGTCGGCGAACCCTCCGGGCTCGTCCCACAGGCGCGTGCGGGTCGGGCCGGGCGTGACGACATTGGAACGGACTCCGCAGGGCCCGAACTCCCCCGCCAGCGTCTTGGACACCGACAGGAGCGCCGTCTTGGACGCCGCATAGTCGACCAGTGGCGTGTCGGGAAAACGTGCGGCCTCGCTTGCGACGTGCACGATGCTTCCCGCCCCCTGGTCGATGAGTGCGGGCAGTGCGGCGCGGGCCATGCGCACGGCCGCGTGCAGGTTCAGCTCGAACGTCGCGTGCCACTGGGCGTCGGTGACGTCGAGGAACCCGATCCGGGATTCGAGGGCGCCCGCGTTGTTGACGAGGCCGTCCAGGCGTCCGTGCCGTTCCAGCGCGACGTCCACGACGTGCTGGGCGGCGTCGGGCCGGGTGAGGTCGGCGGCCACGTCGACGGGGGAGCGCGCCACCCCGACGACCTGGGCGCCCTCGCGGGCCAGGAGGGCGGCGGTCGCCTCGCCGATCCCGGCGGACGCGCCGGTCACGATGTAGACCCTGCCTTCGAGTTCGAGGTCCATGGCGGTCCCCTACGAGCGCCGCAGGAACGACCCGGCAAGGGCCGCGCCCGCGAGGACGATCGCGATGTTCACGGCCGTCGCCGTGTGGACGCCGCCGATGACGGACGCGTTCGCCGTGGCCACGGCGCTCATCACGGGGATGCCGAGGGTGATCGCGACCTGCTGCGTCATCGTGGCGAGCCCGGTCGCGAGGCCCTGCTCGCGGTCCGGCAGCCCGGACGTCGCGATCCCCATGAACGCGACGATCGCGACAAGGTTCCCGAATCCCCCGATCGCGGTGGCGGCGAGCAGCAGGCCGAGGGCGCCGCGCGACTCCCCGAGGCCCAGCAGCGCGGCGGTGGCCGCGGCCTGCAGGACGAGTCCGGACACCAGCGTGGCCGGGCCGCCGAGCCGCCGCATGACCCGGGGCGCGGCGACGCCTCCGGCGAACGTCCCGGCGCCGAGGACGCCGAGCGCCAGCCCGGTCGCCAGCGGCGAGAATCCGAGGACCTTCTGGAGGTAGAGCGTCATCAGGAACACCAGCGACGTCTCCGTGGCGAACGCGACGAAGCCGCCCACGTTGCCCCAGGTGACGGTGCGCCGGGTGAGGACGTTCAGCGGCGCGAGCGGAGCCGGCGACCGCCGTTCGACCAGGATGAACGCGGTGAGCAGGACGGCGGCGGCGACCAGTGCGCCGAGCGCGGCGGGGGAGCCCCATCCGGCCGAACCGGCGGACGTGATCCCGTAGACGAGGGCGAGCAGGCCGCCGGTCACGGTCACCGCGCCGGGAACGTCCAGCCGCGCCCCGTCCCGGGACCGGCTCTCCGCGACCACGACGGGCGTGACCGCGAAGATCAGCACCGCCACCGGCACGTTGACCAGGAAGGCCCAGCGCCAGCTCAGCAGGTCGGTCAGCACCCCGCCGAGGATCGCGCCGACGGTGAACCCGGCCGACATCAGCGCGCCGCTGAGCCCGAGCGCGCGCGTCCGCAGCGGCCCCTCCGGGAACGACGTGGTGAGCAGCGACAGGGCGGCCGGTGTGGCGATCGCCGTGGCCAGGCCCTGCAGGACGCGTCCGGTGAGCAGCATCGCCGGCGTGGTGGCCAGCCCACCGACCAGCGACCCCGCGGCCAGGAGCGCCATGCCCGCGAGCAGCATCCGGCGCCGTCCGGACAGATCGGCCACGCGACCGAACAGCAACGTGAATCCGGCGGCGGGGAGGGCGAACGCCGTGGCAATCCACTGGAGCTGGTCCAGTCCGAAGCCCAGTCCTCTGCCGACGACGGGCAGCGCCACGTTCAGGATGGAGAAGTCGATGGCGAGCATGAACTGCGCGCCGAGCAGGAGTGTCAGAACCAGCTTGTGCCGTGACGACATCCGCTCTGGAGGAGCGGACACGGCGGTGGTGAGTGCGGTCATGGCAGAGACTCTCGCCGCGCCGGACGCGCCTACCCAGTCCCCGCTCGTTCGTACCACTCCCGGTAGCAGGCTCAGCGACCTGCGGGGGAGAACCAACTTGGCTCCCTGGCGTGACGGCCTTCCGGTGACCGTCTCCTTAGGCTCAGCAGCGTTCAGCCAGACCGACCAGGAGGATTGCCGTGCGTGGCAAGGTTTTCGCCCTCGCCCTAGCCGCAGTCAGCGTGACCGCACTCAGCGCATGCGACGTGGCCTTCGCTTCAACCTACGAGGACGACGTCACGCTGAAGGGCAAAGTCACCGCTGTGCGAATGGACCACATAGGTTCCGGCAGCGTGACGCTGCACGGTGGCTCGTCCAAGACGTCCCTGCACCGCGAGGTCAAGCACCGCGGTGACAAGCCGGAGGGGCCCACGTACCGGATCGAGAACGGTGTCCTGACGCTGCGCGGCTGCGGCTCGCACTGCTCGGTGAGCTACACGGTCGAACTCCCGGCGGGCCTCCCCGTGTCCGGCGGCACCTCGAACGGCTCCATCACCCTGTCGAAGGTGGGCAAGGTGGACGTGTCCACCGATTCGGGCTCCGTCCGCCTGAACGGCGCCGCGGGCCCGATCAAGGTCAGGACGGACAACGGCGAGATCCGGGGGAGCGACCTCAAGGGCGGCGTCGACGCCGAGACGTCCAACGGCGACGTCGCCCTGACGCCCGGTTCGCCGCAGAACGTCCGCGTCAAGACGGACAACGGCGAGGTCACGGTCACCATGCCCGCGGGACGCTACCGCGTGAGCACGCACACCGGCGACGGCGACCGGCGGCTCGGCATCCCGAACGACCCGTCCGCCGAGTACCGGCTCGACGTCAGCACCAGCAACGGCGACATCACCACCAGGACCGCCTGACCCGCGGTCCTCAGGTCATAGCGTTCACGAACAGGGCCTGCGCGGTCGAACCTGCCCGAGTACCGGGCGGCGTGCGCCTGGTCCAGCAGGCTGATCGCGGCGAGCACACGGATCGCGCGGGCGTGCGCGCGAGGCGGCTCCGGATAGCCTCGGCGGCATGGCGCGCAATGGCCGGCTCGGCGAGTTCCTCAAGTCGCGGCGGGCGCGGCTGCGTCCCGAGGACGCCGGCCTCTCCTCGTACGGGACGCGGCGGCGGGTCCCCGGGCTGCGGCGCGAGGAGCTCGCGCAGCTCGCCGGTGTCAGCGTCGCGTACTACATCAGGCTGGAGCAGGGGACGGCCGACGGCGTGTCCACCGAGATCCTGGACGCGATCTCGCGGGCACTGCGGCTGGACGGCGACGAGCACGCCCATCTGCACCGGCTCGCCCACCCGCCGCGCCGCGCGCCCGCCGCAGCGCCTCCGCGCCTGCGGGCACCGCTGCAGCACCTGCTCGACTCGTTCGCGCACGCGCCCGCGTACGTCGTCGGGCACTACACGAACGTGGTCGCGTGGAACCGGCTCACCGCCGCCGTTTTCGTCGACCTGGCGAACGTCCCGCCGGACGAGCGGACCTGGTCGCACCAGATCCACCTGAACCCCGACTACAAGGCCCGGCTCGGCGACAACTGGCCGACGGTGGCCCGCCGCAACGCCGCCTACCTCCGCTTCCGTTCCGGTCAGGATCCGGACGACCCGCACCTGCGCGCGGTCATCGACTGCCTGCGGGAGCGGAGCCCGGAGTTCGGCCGCCTGTGGTCGGCGCACCACGTCACGGACCTGACGCACGGCGAGGCCCGTATCGACCATCCCGAGGTGGGACGGCTCGTCCTTCCGTTCGAGACCCTGCACCTGCCCGGCGACCCCGACCTCAGCCGCCTCATGCTCTACGCGGCCGAACCGGGCTCGGCCTCAGAGGCGGCCCTGCGCAAGCTGGCCGAGACGTCCGCCCAC is a genomic window of Actinomadura citrea containing:
- the tadA gene encoding tRNA adenosine(34) deaminase TadA encodes the protein MLRALDAAREAAADGEIPVGAVVLDASGEIIGTGRNERERTADPTGHAEIVAMRRAAAVLGGWRLSGCTLVVTLEPCTMCAGASVQARLDRVVYGAVDPKAGAVGSLWDVVRDRRLNHRPEVIAEVMAEECAAPLIEFFARRRVG
- a CDS encoding EamA family transporter — encoded protein: MVTVLALAAALAYGVADFLGGTVTRGSTAIRALTWCVPIGLAVVLVSALLTGGDVSAGPMAWGFVAGLCGGGGLIAFYRALARGPMSVVAPVSALAAAVIPVAVGVAQGERLDASVLLGVLLCLVAIGLVSMEAGGEKEPAAGSGGRRLLDSGPVMAGLSGSCFGVFFVLLNEAGDGTGLWPIVGARLGNLAIVVVALLFLAARGGNAGPKLSGRTLIVLALLSGSLDAGANVLYFLAVHSGMLSLAAVLTSLYPAITVLLARVAYSERLRAVQRVGMAVAVAGVALVTVG
- a CDS encoding B3/4 domain-containing protein, translated to MRMLERIVVDEAVRELRPDFAVLVMTAEGLENGPSDEVGEGWLAEAAKAADADDPHVEAWREAYRAFGAKPQRTRPSVDALLRRADALPSINRVVDAYNAVSVEYALPIGGEDLDAYRGPARLVRATGDEPFDVIAGGEPAVEHPNPGEVVWRDDQGVTCRRWNWRQCVRTRLTETTKNGLFLLERLEPYPLDRLAEAGDRLADRLRTISPGVRIETRLIGGR
- a CDS encoding helix-turn-helix domain-containing protein, encoding MSGQEAIGEAVARTVRALRAGHGWSLDELAGRAGVSKGVLVGLEQGRGNPNLGTLIRISDALGVPLTRLVQVEEEPPVRMFRPERHVVLWQGEHGGTGTLLAGSDPRPSLELWNWVLQPGETRESDAHVPGTKEIVYVQEGALTLGVDGRTDLIEAGTAAVFVGDRPHSYGNAGEEEVRFVLAVLDL
- the dnaN gene encoding DNA polymerase III subunit beta produces the protein MEFRVERQTFADAVAWAARTLPSRPALPVLAGMLIEVTEQGELTLGAFDYEVSAHATDEAAVAEPGRALVPGRLLSDIVRNLPNQPVDVFTKGSEVVVRCGPAEFGLLTLPVEDYPALPEPPARAGTVPGDLFAAAVAQVSPAAGRDDTLPMLTGVRIDIEGDTMWLACTDRYRIAARELTWSPEEPDFTAGVVVPARTLADTAKAIKRGADVSIGLGGTADTLIGISGGGRSMTSRLLDDQYINYRSRLTGTWTSVAEIQVAPFVEAIKRAALVTERGTPIRLAFTADEVRIRAATGDSARANESVGAHLDGDDIDIAFAPQYLLDGLAGIDTEYARLECTGPTKAALLTAIPEKKDDEPDPENTDTGYRYLAMPVRLTG
- a CDS encoding methylated-DNA--[protein]-cysteine S-methyltransferase translates to METTHVVIESLVGPLTLVATDGALSGLYMEMQRHRPSQETFGAPGDPEDEPFATVAEQLTAYFAGDLTEFDLPLRLHGTPFQERVWAALQEIPYGQTITYGELAVEIGSPSASRAVGLANGRNPVGVIVPCHRVVGSTGSLTGYGGGLDRKRYLLDFERKVRATENALF
- a CDS encoding AlkA N-terminal domain-containing protein; translation: MHEDVERCVRAFQAKDARFDGWFFGGVVTTGIYCRPSCPVVPPKPENMRFYPSAAAAQQAGFRACKRCRPDTSPGSPEWNHRADVVARAMRLIADGVVDREGVPGLAARLGYSTRQIERQLNAELGAGPLALARAQRAQTARLLIETTPLPMGDVAFAAGFASIRAFNDTVRGVFALTPSALRDRVAKGHPPAGSGALSLRLPFRAPLCPDNLFGHLAATAVPGVEEWRDGAFRRSMRLPHGHGIATLRPQPDHVACTLSLSDLRDLPIAISRCRWMLDLDADPVAVDDLLRADPVLAPLVDKAPGRRVPRTVDAPEFAVRAVLGQQVSTAAARTHAARLVTAYGDPIDDPGGGLTHLFPTPAALAGLDPESLAFPKTRRTTLMTLVDALAQGEIDLGVGSDWDEARARLSALPGFGPWTVETIAMRALGDPDAFIPGDLGIRAAAAMLELPVTPAALTRRAAQWRPWRAYSVQYLWATLDHAINLLPAS
- a CDS encoding nuclear transport factor 2 family protein, producing the protein MSDVQQRVERYLAVWNETDADARRAAIDELWTESPVYVDPLGVAEGRDAIDAFVGAAQQQFPGLVFRAAGTVDAHHNVARFTWELGPEGGEAIVVGFDVATFDDDGRFDRVTGFLDKVPA
- a CDS encoding SDR family NAD(P)-dependent oxidoreductase; this encodes MDLELEGRVYIVTGASAGIGEATAALLAREGAQVVGVARSPVDVAADLTRPDAAQHVVDVALERHGRLDGLVNNAGALESRIGFLDVTDAQWHATFELNLHAAVRMARAALPALIDQGAGSIVHVASEAARFPDTPLVDYAASKTALLSVSKTLAGEFGPCGVRSNVVTPGPTRTRLWDEPGGFADQLADQYGLPVEEAIQRFVQDERRLPTGRLGTPQDVARVITYLLSPLAAQVTGAEWTVDGGALRQL
- a CDS encoding MFS transporter, which codes for MTALTTAVSAPPERMSSRHKLVLTLLLGAQFMLAIDFSILNVALPVVGRGLGFGLDQLQWIATAFALPAAGFTLLFGRVADLSGRRRMLLAGMALLAAGSLVGGLATTPAMLLTGRVLQGLATAIATPAALSLLTTSFPEGPLRTRALGLSGALMSAGFTVGAILGGVLTDLLSWRWAFLVNVPVAVLIFAVTPVVVAESRSRDGARLDVPGAVTVTGGLLALVYGITSAGSAGWGSPAALGALVAAAVLLTAFILVERRSPAPLAPLNVLTRRTVTWGNVGGFVAFATETSLVFLMTLYLQKVLGFSPLATGLALGVLGAGTFAGGVAAPRVMRRLGGPATLVSGLVLQAAATAALLGLGESRGALGLLLAATAIGGFGNLVAIVAFMGIATSGLPDREQGLATGLATMTQQVAITLGIPVMSAVATANASVIGGVHTATAVNIAIVLAGAALAGSFLRRS
- a CDS encoding DUF4097 family beta strand repeat-containing protein, which gives rise to MRGKVFALALAAVSVTALSACDVAFASTYEDDVTLKGKVTAVRMDHIGSGSVTLHGGSSKTSLHREVKHRGDKPEGPTYRIENGVLTLRGCGSHCSVSYTVELPAGLPVSGGTSNGSITLSKVGKVDVSTDSGSVRLNGAAGPIKVRTDNGEIRGSDLKGGVDAETSNGDVALTPGSPQNVRVKTDNGEVTVTMPAGRYRVSTHTGDGDRRLGIPNDPSAEYRLDVSTSNGDITTRTA
- a CDS encoding helix-turn-helix domain-containing protein translates to MARNGRLGEFLKSRRARLRPEDAGLSSYGTRRRVPGLRREELAQLAGVSVAYYIRLEQGTADGVSTEILDAISRALRLDGDEHAHLHRLAHPPRRAPAAAPPRLRAPLQHLLDSFAHAPAYVVGHYTNVVAWNRLTAAVFVDLANVPPDERTWSHQIHLNPDYKARLGDNWPTVARRNAAYLRFRSGQDPDDPHLRAVIDCLRERSPEFGRLWSAHHVTDLTHGEARIDHPEVGRLVLPFETLHLPGDPDLSRLMLYAAEPGSASEAALRKLAETSAHLSSADLA